A stretch of the Uranotaenia lowii strain MFRU-FL chromosome 3, ASM2978415v1, whole genome shotgun sequence genome encodes the following:
- the LOC129757564 gene encoding chromatin assembly factor 1 p55 subunit — translation MGDRGDGAEAFDDAVEERVINEEYKVWKKNTPFLYDLVMTHALEWPSLTAQWLPDVTKPEGKDYSVHRLILGTHTSDEQNHLLIASVQLPNEDAQFDASHYDNEKGEFGGFGSVSGKIEIEIKINHEGEVNRARYMPQNPCVIATKTPSSDVLVFDYTKHPSKPEPSGECHPDLRLRGHQKEGYGLSWNPNLNGYLLSASDDHTICLWDINATPKEHRIIDAKNIFTGHTAVVEDVAWHLLHESLFGSVADDQKLMIWDTRCNNTSKPSHTVDAHTAEVNCLSFNPYSEFILATGSADKTVALWDLRNLKLKLHSFESHKDEIFQVQWSPHNETILASSGTDRRLHVWDLSKIGEEQSAEDTEDGPPELLFIHGGHTAKISDFSWNPNEPWVICSVSEDNIMQVWQMAENIYNDEEPDVPASEIEAVAP, via the coding sequence CCGAAGCCTTCGACGATGCCGTTGAGGAGCGCGTCATCAACGAGGAGTACAAGGTGTGGAAGAAGAACACCCCGTTCCTGTACGATCTGGTGATGACCCACGCGCTGGAGTGGCCCTCTTTGACTGCCCAATGGTTGCCGGACGTGACCAAACCGGAGGGCAAGGACTACTCGGTCCATCGCTTGATCCTGGGTACGCATACGTCGGACGAGCAGAATCACCTGCTGATTGCCAGCGTTCAGTTGCCGAATGAAGACGCCCAGTTCGACGCCAGTCACTACGACAACGAGAAGGGCGAGTTCGGAGGGTTTGGATCTGTTTCCGGcaagattgaaattgaaatcaagATCAACCACGAGGGCGAAGTGAACCGGGCTCGGTACATGCCCCAGAATCCGTGCGTCATTGCCACCAAAACCCCATCGAGCGATGTGTTGGTCTTCGACTACACGAAGCACCCGAGCAAGCCTGAACCAAGTGGCGAATGCCATCCGGATCTACGCCTTCGAGGCCACCAGAAGGAAGGTTATGGCCTGTCTTGGAATCCGAATCTGAACGGTTATCTTTTGTCGGCTAGCGATGATCACACGATCTGCCTGTGGGATATCAACGCTACTCCCAAAGAACATCGCATTATCGATGCCAAGAATATTTTCACCGGCCACACTGCCGTTGTTGAGGACGTAGCTTGGCATTTGCTGCATGAGTCTCTTTTTGGATCGGTAGCCGACGATCAAAAACTCATGATCTGGGACACTCGCTGTAACAACACTTCCAAACCTTCGCATACAGTCGACGCCCACACGGCCGAAGTTAACTGTCTCAGCTTCAATCCCTACTCGGAGTTCATCCTGGCCACGGGATCCGCAGACAAAACAGTTGCCCTGTGGGATCTTCGGAACCTGAAACTGAAACTTCATTCCTTCGAATCGCACAAGGACGAAATCTTCCAGGTCCAATGGTCCCCGCATAACGAAACCATTCTGGCATCATCCGGAACAGACCGGCGACTTCACGTCTGGGATCTGTCCAAGATCGGCGAAGAACAGAGCGCCGAAGACACCGAGGATGGTCCACCGGAGCTGCTATTCATTCACGGCGGTCACACCGCCAAGATCTCCGATTTCTCGTGGAATCCCAACGAACCGTGGGTCATCTGTTCCGTTTCCGAGGATAACATCATGCAGGTCTGGCAAATGGCCGAGAACATCTACAACGATGAGGAACCGGATGTGCCGGCCAGTGAAATCGAAGCCGTAGCTCCCTAA